In the Terriglobus sp. RCC_193 genome, ACGGGGCTTTAGCCCCTGAGGGAACGCAACGGCGATCCACTCGAAGCGAGAGGAAACATGGCAAAGAAGTCAGCACATGTCGAAAAGCCAAAGCCCTACACGGGCTCGACCTTCAAGGTGTCCATCAAGCGGCAGGCGTCGCCAAACGCTCCGGCCCACACGGAAGAGTTCACGCTTCCCTATCGCTCGGGCCTGAACATCACCAGCATCTTGGTCGATATCGCGGCGAACCCCATCAACGCCACCGGCGCAACGACCACCGCCATCGCCTACGACAGCAACTGCCTGGAAGAGATCTGCGGCTCGTGCGCCATGCTCATCAACGGCAAGGCGCGCATGGCCTGCTCCGCACTGGTCGATGCACTGCTGCATGAAAACGGCAAGGGCGAAATCACTCTCGCACCGTTGAGCAAGTTCCCCGTCGTGCGCGATCTCGCCGTTGACCGCAGCGTTCTCTTTGAGAACCTGAAGGCCGTCAAGGCATGGGTGCCCATCGACGGCACCTACGACCTCGGCGCTGGCCCCAAGCAGTTCCCGCAGATCCAGGAAGAGCGTTACCCGCTCTCCAACTGCATCTCCTGCACCATCTGCATGGAGGTCTGCCCGCAGTTCAATGACTCCACAAACTTCGTCGGCGCAGCCACCATCGCGCAGGCGCGTCTCTTCAACCTCGATCCATCAGGTTCAGTTCTGAAGGAAGAACGTCTCCGCGCGCTCGCAGGCGACGGCGGCGTACAGGAATGTGGCTACGCACAGAACTGCGTGCAGGCCTGCCCCAAGCAGCTACCGCTCACCGAAGCCATCAGCGACATTGGCCGCGACGTGATGCTGCAAGAGGTGAAGGACTTCTTCACCCGCTAGGCCTTATTGCCGCCACATACTTGCTTCCGTGGGGTGTGGCGGCATACTCTTTTCTCATGGAAGAGCTAGTCTTCAATGTCACTCCGGATGAATTCGACGGCGGTTTCGTTGCAGTCGCCGTTGGTGAGAGCATCGTGACGCAGGGCGATACCTGGGACGAGCTCCGCGATATGGTGATGGACGCGACGAAACTCTATTTTGAGGACTCCGTGGCACCCCAGCGCATTCGCCTGCACCTCCATCTGGAACAAGTGCTGGCAACTGCGTGAAACTTCCAAGAAATATCAATGGTCGCCACCTGGCAGATCACCTGATAAGACATTGGGGTTATCGTGAATCCCGGCAAAGTGGCAGCCATATTCTAGTGGCCACAGACAGCCCAATGCACGGTGCGATCCCTATCCCGGCGCACAAACCATTGAAAGTGGGTACGCTTTCCGCGATTCTGACCATCGCTGCGGACCAGAAGCAGGTTACGCGAGGAGAGATATTGCTCGGACTTTGAGCTATTCGCAGTCCCGTATTCCTGAAGCTTTCTCACTCCGAAGTCAAATCTCAATCGCCTTCAGATTCCAATTCTCTTCCAGCAATGTCAGCACCTCATCCGCACGGCTGAAATCCTTCGCGCGTTTCAATCGATACAGTCCGCCATTCCGGATCAGACTCACGCACGCTTCAAAGTACGAAGGCTGCATCTCCATGGCATGCACCAGCATGGGTCGATACGCATTCCGCATCAGCTCCACCATACCTTCCACTGCGGAGAGCGGCTCCAACTGCGGTGCCCCGCCGTCATCCAGCGGATAGATCATGTACACACCGCCTACGCGCCGCGGCGTCAGGTCCACCGTCTCCGGCGTCAGGTAAAACTTCTCCATGCTCTCGCGGATGCGATGTTCTTCCGTCGCCTCCACCTGCAGATGCTCCATCGACTCAGCCCACAGCTTCAGCATGCGGCCATCGGGATACACCTCGTACTGTCCATCGCCTGTCCGGCTCAGGTTGCACACATCGTCGTTGAGCAGCGGAAATCCCCTGCGACTCAGCATCGCCGCCAATGTTGACTTCCCTGCCCCGGAAGGCCCGCAGAACAGCATCGCCACATCACCCACGGCCACCGCGCTGGCATGCAACACCACGCGCCCACGCTGTTGCAGCAGGACAGCGAACGACGTTCCCAGCAGGAACAGCACCACATCGCCCTGCTGCGCCTCCGGAAAACGCTGCAGCGTAATCCGCTGCCCATCTTCCACCAGCACATGCATCACCTGCGGAATGCGAAACAGGAAACGCTGCCCCTCAATTGCCCACAACTTGTCGGAGCGCTCTGGTTGTTCCAGCTTGTCGGGAACATCACCCTCCACAATCACCACCTCCGGGGTTTGCGGAGGCGCTTCCGAGCGAATGGCAGAAGGCAGTTCAATCGTCGACCGGACTTGCAATCCGGAAATAACGTAATGGTATTCAATTAAATTCTGTGATTCCGGCACGGAGTCAGTATCGCTTACCGGGTCAGCGTTCGTCATGCGGCTGCGTTGATCGCGCAAAATATCCCAGCTCCACACATTCATGAGCCACCGGATATCCCGTCACGCGCGCGCCCGGCGCGGTCAGCCATGCATGCGTCTGCAACTCACCGGTCTTCGGATGACGCTCTCGCATTGCGCCAAAGTGCAGCCGCGAAGCAATCCCCCTGCGATACAGCATCTGCCACCCCGCCAGCGCCCGCGGCAGGCAAACCATCTCCACCGGCAGATGCGCCCCCGCGGTATTCACGGCCCATCCAATCGTGCGAGCCCGTTGCTGAATGTCTTCAGAAGCAAACGGCATCTCTGACGAGGGCGACTCCAGCGTCCCCAGATACCGCCCAATCCTGGGAAATGGAACTGCCTTCAGCGCAATCCGTGCCACCGTAAGCCAGAACATGGCCTCAACCAGCAATAACTGGCTGTGAAACGGCACGGCGGCAACCTTACGAAAAAGAACAACAGGATTCATCAGCAGGAAAAGCGTTCATCCCTATCTTCCCAACACAAAGCGGATGTTGACAACATGCAGCGTCAACGCGCGAACGGCGAAGCATCAAAGTTCCGCACCAGATCGGCAACATCGACATACACCGCAATCGCCCCGGCCTCTTCCAGTTCCTCTTTGCGCCATCCGCCGGACTGGACTGCAACGGTGCGGACACCGGCCTTCTTCGCAGCTTCCACATCCCATGGTGTATCGCCCAGCGCCAAGGCTTCGGAGCCATCCATCTGCAGCGTCTTCAGCGCAGCCTGAAAAATATCGGGCTCAGGCTTCGGATGCTCCGCATCGTCTGCAGTCACGTCCTCTTCCACCAGGTCATGAATTTTCAAGAGAGTCTTGAAGGCTTCCAGATCGTCCTTCTCGCCGGACGTGGCTACGACGATACGTAATCCCTGCGCATGCATCTGCTCCAGCAGTCGTCGGGCATCGGCAAACGGCACAATGCGATCGATATATTCGCGATGAAAGAGACGCTTGCGATACGCGTTGATCTCTTTCTCCATCGTCTTCAACTTATCTTCGGGAACAAACACTGGCGGCAGGTATTCGCCGCCTTTGCCAATCTGCTTCACCACCGCTTCAAACGATGCAGCAAAGCCGAAGTGGTTCAGCGTGCGCACCCACGACTCAGCATGGAAGCTATTGCTGTCCAGCAGCGTCCCATCCATGTCCAGCAGAACGGCCCTGAGTGCCATACCCGCCTCCCTGAACCTTGGGATGCGCTGCGGACAAGCCGGATTGCCTGAGGTTTACTTCTGCTGCTCCGCAGGCAGATGTACGGTGAACTCTGTTTTCCCGGGCACCGATTCCAGTGTCAGACGGCCGCCATAGCCTTCCAGCACGCGACGCACAATCCCCAGGCCAAGTCCCGTACCAACACCCGCTGCCTTCGTGGTGAAGAATGGATCGAAGATACGATCACGGTCTTCCGCGGAAATTCCGGAGCCGTTATCGCCAATCGTCACCTGGATCTCGTCGTCCACACGCTGCGTGCGGATCGTAATCAATCCACCCACTTCTGGCACAGCATCAATCGCGTTATCCAGAAGGTTGGTCCACACCTGGTTCAGGCCACTGCAAACACAGTGCACCTTCGGCATCTTCGCGCCGAACTCCTTGTGCATGCTGATGTTCTTCTCGCGCAGCTTGTGCTTCATCATCACAGCGGTGGCATGGATGCTTTCGTTCACATCCACATCCTGTTCGCCTGTCTGGCCTTCATGCGCGTAGCTCTTCACGGACTGCGCCAGCTCCGTGACGCGCGCTACCGATTCCTCCACCAGCGTGACCATCTGCATGGACGACGCAGTGGCTTCCAGCCACTCCAGCGGAGCGGCAAGATCGCTGCTCTGGAACACATCCGCCAGGCAATCCAGTTCCCGTGTGCCAATGTCGCTGGCCACCATCACCGGCGCAATATCCCATGCCTTTGCAATGTTGTGCGACTCCAGCCATTCGCCCATCTCTTCTTCCGCATCCGTCTGTTCCAGCGAACTCAGGCAGCGATCCGTCTTCACGGAAAGCGCACGCTCCTGCAACGTGGTCAGGCAGGCGCGTTGCTCATCAGTGTGTCCATGTTCTGAGAATGCGCGTGCAATCTCATGCATGTGGCGAAGGTTATCCCGCAGTTGCGCTGCGGCACGGCGCGCGGCAGCACCCGGATTATTCAACTCATGCATCAGGCCCGCAGTCATGGTGCCCAGCATGGCCAGCTTTGCCTGCTGCGTCTGCTGTGTCTGCATGCCCATCAGCCGCATACGCATTTCGCCAAGAATGACCGCGCGCAGACGGGGGCAATGCGACATACCGGACCAGAACGATTCCTCATCCAGACGCAGTCCACGGATATCTGTCTGCGCAATGACGGTAACGTTGGAATGCATACCGCTCAGCAGCGGAACCTCGCCCATGAAGGCAGGCGCTTCCATGATCTTGCTGAAGAAGTAATTGCCCTGTACATCCTTGCGGGAGACGTGGGCCTTGCCTTCCGTAAAGATCGTGAAGTAGTGAAGATCATCTTCCTGGTCAACGATTTTGGTGCCCGCAGAGACAAACATCTCCTGCGCCACCGCCACCAGGCAGGCCAGCTCTTCTTCCGGTATGTCGTCGCCAAATGGCTTCACGCGCTGCAGCTCATCCAAAGCTTTGCGCTGCCACTCGACATTGTTTGCAAGGCAATCCGTTGTCGTTGCCATAACCCTTAGAACCCCGCCAGATACTGATGCACAAACTGAATTGCAATGGAGCCTTCGCCAACCGCGGAGGCCGCACGTTTTACCGAACCATGCCGCACATCACCCGCCACAAATATGCCGGGGACACTCGTCTCCAGCAGATAAGGATTGCGATCTCCCATGCGATCTACCCCCACACGCTTCAAATCGGGTCCAGCCAATACAAAGCCATGATCGTCACGCGCCACTTCCGTCGGCAGCCACTCCGTCTTCGGCGCAGCACCAATGAAGATAAACACGGAAGTCGCCGCACGATCCTCCGTACCATTGGGCGTGCGCAGTTCAATGCCCTGCAGATGGTCCGTCCCGCAGAAGCGGGTGATCTCAGTTCCCGTCTCGACCGTAATGTTCGGAGTCCCCGCAATCTGGTCTATCAGGTACTGCGACATGCTCTGCGCCAATCCCTTGCCCCGCACCAGCATCGTCACCTTCCGCGCGTAACGGGCAAAGTTCATCGCTGCCTGCCCGGCCGAGTTCGCACCGCCCACCACAAAGACCTCTTCGTCCTTGCACGACTGTGCTTCACTCTGCGCGGCGCCGTAGTACACCCCCGCGCCCACCAGCTCATCGGCACCCGGCACATCCAGCTTGCACCAGCTCACACCGGTCGCCAGCAACACGGCCGAGCAACTCACATCACGCCCGTCACCCATCGTCACAAAGCGGTACTGGTCGTCCACGCGAATGCTGGTCACACGTTGCGTCAGAAACTCCGCACCCAGCCGCTGCGCCTGCACAAATCCACGACGCGCCAGCTCATCGCCGCTCACGCCATCCGGGAAGCCCAGGTAATTCTCAATCCGCGAACTCGATCCAGCCTGCCCGCCTACCGCATCCGGCTCCACCACCAGCGTGCGCAAACCTTCTGAAGCGCCATACACCGCGCCAGCCAACCCTGCAGGCCCAGCGCCCACCACCACCAGGTCGTAGTGCTCTTTCTCCGCCTGCACGCGCAGGCCAATCTTCTCCGCCAGCTCCATCTGCGTCGGCTGCACGGTCGAAGTGCCGTCGGAGAACACCACCACCGGCAGCTTCGCATCATCCAGACCGCGCGACTTCAGCAACTCCAGCGCCTCCGGCTGCGAATCCGGATTCAGCCAGCGAAAAGAAACATGATTGCGTGAAAGAAAATCGCGCACCGCATGGTCCTTTGATCCCCAGCGCGTCCCCACCACCTGCAATCCTTCGTAAGGCGGCTTGTACCCCTGGTGCCAACTGAACAGCAGGTCATCCAGCACCGGGTACAGCTTGTCCTCCGGCGGGTCCCACGGCTTGTTCAGGTAGTAGTGGATCCGAGCGGTATTGATCGCGCGAATCGCAGCCTCCGTATCGGCATACGCGGTCAGCAGAACACGCTTCGCGTCGGGATAAAGACCCATCGCCTGGCTCAGAAAGTCCACGCCGGTCATCCCCGGCATACGCTGATCGCTCAGGAACAGCGCCACCGCGTCACCGCGATTCTTCAACTGATCGCATGTATCCAGCGCAGCCTGCCCGGAAGCGGCGCGCACAATGCGATATTCCTGCGCATACTTGCGGCGCAGATCGCCGACGACGGCTTCCAGAACGCTGACGTCGTCATCCACCGCAAACAAAATCGGTCGTGCCATGTGCCTTCCTGTTCCACGGCCTGCGGACTCTCCCCCGCCTGCCGTGCTTTAGATTCCCGAATACTGTGCCCTGATGCAATTATTTCGCGCTGAATGGCACAACGTGTTGCATACTCATGGCAACACAGTTTTTAGCTCTCTGGACACGAAAAATTCCCCCACGCTGTTCTGCTGTTCGAAACACCGCGCCTACGCCATGATTCGCCTTCTGCTCGCCGATAATCAAGCCATCTTCCGCTCGGGAATGGCACGTGTCCTCTCCTCTCAGAACGACATGACCGTCCTGGGCCAATGTGGCGCCCCGGACGAACTCCTGCCCCTCATCGCTCCCGCGCGCAACGCCATCCTGCTGCTTGCGGCTTCGCTCGAAGCCGACTTTGACAGGACGTTCGCAGCCGCTTCCGCCAACGGCGTCCGCATCATCCTGCTGCATGACAACGGCAACGAACCCGAAGCAGCCATCGTCCGGAAAATGGACGGCCTGCTCTCACGCCACGTCTCCACAGATGACCTGCTGCATTCCGTACGCCGCGTCTTCAACGGCGAGCGTGCCGTCAAAGCGCCCACCGCCGAGCTGGACGACAGCGCCGGACGGCGCATCCGCGACGCTCTCACCACGCGCGAGCTGCAGATCGTCGGCTACATTGTGCAGGGCTGGAAGAATCGCCAGATTGCCGATGAGATCGGAACCAAGGAGCAGGTCGTAAAGAACTATCTCCGTTCCATCTACGACAAAACGGGAGCAAGCGACCGCCTGGAACTGGCGCTCTTCACCCTGCACCATCGACCGCTGGCAGAGGCAGCCGCAAAAGCAGCCGCCCCCGTCCCCGCGCTCCCCCTCTGAAACAGGTTGCATCCGCTTTCAGCCGGCAGCAGGAAAGTGCATCTTCAATCCAGTTCCGGCTTCTTTGCTGCTTTCACAATCACCACTGGCACTTCGCCCTCGTCCTTAACCAGCTTCAACCCCAACTCCTGCCGCAGAGCGTCGATCAATCCCGGCAGCGTTGCATCGGCAGACACGCCCATGCCATTGTCCGGCGCATACTCCATCTTGAAGTTGTAATAGCCGGGCAGGCCAGTCCTGTTGACGACGACGCGCCGTCCGGTCTCGTTGCTGCCGGAGATCCGGTCGGCAATGTCATCCATCGTCAGGCCCGAAACCGAAAAGTCCACCTTCGTGTGGCCGCCGTTGCGCGAACTGTTGCTGCCACCCACCGGATCGCCCTTCGGCCCTGCCGGCGTCACCTTCAACGCAGGTCCCAGCGTGGCGGCAGACACACATTCCAGCGCAAACCGCGGCATACGCCGAGTCGACTCTTCCACGATCAGTCCGAATCGCTCTGCAAGCATCGACCGCAGAAGCGAGGACCATTCGGCACGGTTCTCGTCTCGCGGAAGTGCGTCCAGCCGCCGGTACTCCTCCGGCGAGATCTTCGCCGTCACGTCATAATGCTCCTTGTTCGCCCACTCCGGAGCATCCAGCAACTGTGTCA is a window encoding:
- the sdhB gene encoding succinate dehydrogenase iron-sulfur subunit — its product is MAKKSAHVEKPKPYTGSTFKVSIKRQASPNAPAHTEEFTLPYRSGLNITSILVDIAANPINATGATTTAIAYDSNCLEEICGSCAMLINGKARMACSALVDALLHENGKGEITLAPLSKFPVVRDLAVDRSVLFENLKAVKAWVPIDGTYDLGAGPKQFPQIQEERYPLSNCISCTICMEVCPQFNDSTNFVGAATIAQARLFNLDPSGSVLKEERLRALAGDGGVQECGYAQNCVQACPKQLPLTEAISDIGRDVMLQEVKDFFTR
- a CDS encoding type II toxin-antitoxin system HicB family antitoxin is translated as MEELVFNVTPDEFDGGFVAVAVGESIVTQGDTWDELRDMVMDATKLYFEDSVAPQRIRLHLHLEQVLATA
- a CDS encoding type II toxin-antitoxin system HicA family toxin, coding for MKLPRNINGRHLADHLIRHWGYRESRQSGSHILVATDSPMHGAIPIPAHKPLKVGTLSAILTIAADQKQVTRGEILLGL
- a CDS encoding HPr kinase/phosphorylase; the protein is MRDQRSRMTNADPVSDTDSVPESQNLIEYHYVISGLQVRSTIELPSAIRSEAPPQTPEVVIVEGDVPDKLEQPERSDKLWAIEGQRFLFRIPQVMHVLVEDGQRITLQRFPEAQQGDVVLFLLGTSFAVLLQQRGRVVLHASAVAVGDVAMLFCGPSGAGKSTLAAMLSRRGFPLLNDDVCNLSRTGDGQYEVYPDGRMLKLWAESMEHLQVEATEEHRIRESMEKFYLTPETVDLTPRRVGGVYMIYPLDDGGAPQLEPLSAVEGMVELMRNAYRPMLVHAMEMQPSYFEACVSLIRNGGLYRLKRAKDFSRADEVLTLLEENWNLKAIEI
- a CDS encoding lasso peptide biosynthesis B2 protein, translating into MNPVVLFRKVAAVPFHSQLLLVEAMFWLTVARIALKAVPFPRIGRYLGTLESPSSEMPFASEDIQQRARTIGWAVNTAGAHLPVEMVCLPRALAGWQMLYRRGIASRLHFGAMRERHPKTGELQTHAWLTAPGARVTGYPVAHECVELGYFARSTQPHDER
- a CDS encoding HAD family hydrolase translates to MALRAVLLDMDGTLLDSNSFHAESWVRTLNHFGFAASFEAVVKQIGKGGEYLPPVFVPEDKLKTMEKEINAYRKRLFHREYIDRIVPFADARRLLEQMHAQGLRIVVATSGEKDDLEAFKTLLKIHDLVEEDVTADDAEHPKPEPDIFQAALKTLQMDGSEALALGDTPWDVEAAKKAGVRTVAVQSGGWRKEELEEAGAIAVYVDVADLVRNFDASPFAR
- a CDS encoding ATP-binding protein, with translation MATTTDCLANNVEWQRKALDELQRVKPFGDDIPEEELACLVAVAQEMFVSAGTKIVDQEDDLHYFTIFTEGKAHVSRKDVQGNYFFSKIMEAPAFMGEVPLLSGMHSNVTVIAQTDIRGLRLDEESFWSGMSHCPRLRAVILGEMRMRLMGMQTQQTQQAKLAMLGTMTAGLMHELNNPGAAARRAAAQLRDNLRHMHEIARAFSEHGHTDEQRACLTTLQERALSVKTDRCLSSLEQTDAEEEMGEWLESHNIAKAWDIAPVMVASDIGTRELDCLADVFQSSDLAAPLEWLEATASSMQMVTLVEESVARVTELAQSVKSYAHEGQTGEQDVDVNESIHATAVMMKHKLREKNISMHKEFGAKMPKVHCVCSGLNQVWTNLLDNAIDAVPEVGGLITIRTQRVDDEIQVTIGDNGSGISAEDRDRIFDPFFTTKAAGVGTGLGLGIVRRVLEGYGGRLTLESVPGKTEFTVHLPAEQQK
- a CDS encoding FAD-dependent oxidoreductase, which produces MARPILFAVDDDVSVLEAVVGDLRRKYAQEYRIVRAASGQAALDTCDQLKNRGDAVALFLSDQRMPGMTGVDFLSQAMGLYPDAKRVLLTAYADTEAAIRAINTARIHYYLNKPWDPPEDKLYPVLDDLLFSWHQGYKPPYEGLQVVGTRWGSKDHAVRDFLSRNHVSFRWLNPDSQPEALELLKSRGLDDAKLPVVVFSDGTSTVQPTQMELAEKIGLRVQAEKEHYDLVVVGAGPAGLAGAVYGASEGLRTLVVEPDAVGGQAGSSSRIENYLGFPDGVSGDELARRGFVQAQRLGAEFLTQRVTSIRVDDQYRFVTMGDGRDVSCSAVLLATGVSWCKLDVPGADELVGAGVYYGAAQSEAQSCKDEEVFVVGGANSAGQAAMNFARYARKVTMLVRGKGLAQSMSQYLIDQIAGTPNITVETGTEITRFCGTDHLQGIELRTPNGTEDRAATSVFIFIGAAPKTEWLPTEVARDDHGFVLAGPDLKRVGVDRMGDRNPYLLETSVPGIFVAGDVRHGSVKRAASAVGEGSIAIQFVHQYLAGF
- a CDS encoding response regulator transcription factor — its product is MIRLLLADNQAIFRSGMARVLSSQNDMTVLGQCGAPDELLPLIAPARNAILLLAASLEADFDRTFAAASANGVRIILLHDNGNEPEAAIVRKMDGLLSRHVSTDDLLHSVRRVFNGERAVKAPTAELDDSAGRRIRDALTTRELQIVGYIVQGWKNRQIADEIGTKEQVVKNYLRSIYDKTGASDRLELALFTLHHRPLAEAAAKAAAPVPALPL
- a CDS encoding TIGR03435 family protein, yielding MLKLAAAVLFCLLAEGFAIGQTQASPSFDVTVIKPAKPDENGKGWDSDENLTSISNYTLDDLILHAYNLKSLTQLLDAPEWANKEHYDVTAKISPEEYRRLDALPRDENRAEWSSLLRSMLAERFGLIVEESTRRMPRFALECVSAATLGPALKVTPAGPKGDPVGGSNSSRNGGHTKVDFSVSGLTMDDIADRISGSNETGRRVVVNRTGLPGYYNFKMEYAPDNGMGVSADATLPGLIDALRQELGLKLVKDEGEVPVVIVKAAKKPELD